From the genome of Kaistella daneshvariae, one region includes:
- the cmk gene encoding (d)CMP kinase: MRKPVIAIDGYSSTGKSSISKIIAHQLGIVHLDTGALYRGITYFAIKNCISEDGSINLENLFQRFDEITLEFRQVEDELIVLLNGTDISKEIRANEVSQQVSLIARQKEVRDFLLEKQRKIAADGGIIMDGRDIGTIILPNADYKFFLTASIDERTKRRFLELQKLGIETDEDTVRKNLVERDRIDSEREVAPLKQAYDAIVIDNTTLTKKETIDLILSHIS, translated from the coding sequence ATGAGAAAACCTGTAATTGCCATCGACGGCTACTCTTCCACCGGCAAAAGTTCCATTTCTAAAATTATCGCGCACCAGTTAGGAATCGTTCATCTGGACACTGGCGCACTTTACCGTGGAATTACCTATTTTGCGATAAAAAATTGTATTTCGGAAGATGGCAGCATTAACCTTGAAAATCTTTTTCAGCGGTTTGATGAAATTACTTTAGAATTTAGGCAGGTTGAAGACGAGCTGATCGTTTTGTTAAACGGCACTGATATTTCAAAAGAAATCCGCGCCAATGAAGTTTCGCAGCAGGTGAGCTTGATTGCAAGACAAAAGGAAGTTCGTGATTTTTTGCTCGAAAAGCAGCGAAAAATTGCAGCAGACGGCGGCATTATTATGGATGGCCGTGACATAGGAACCATTATTCTTCCCAACGCCGATTACAAATTTTTCCTTACCGCCAGCATCGATGAACGCACCAAAAGACGATTTCTTGAGCTGCAGAAATTAGGAATTGAAACCGATGAAGACACGGTAAGAAAAAACCTGGTGGAACGTGACAGAATTGACAGCGAAAGAGAAGTGGCACCTTTGAAACAAGCATACGATGCAATTGTCATCGACAACACCACTTTAACCAAGAAGGAGACTATTGATTTAATTCTTTCGCATATTTCCTGA
- the porQ gene encoding type IX secretion system protein PorQ, with translation MKKNLLFAALFSAGILPAQEGTNVYPFLNVPVSARQAALGGDAVSVRDFDVGFTAVNPGLMSLEQDQMLSVNYSSYLAGSQYGTLSYVRDMEYGHLVGLTARYINYGDIPRTDESANINGNFSAMDALVGLSYAYQFEEDFTIGGSANFVTSKIDNYTSMAVVANAGVTYHNKQSNETLALVFRNFGYQFKTYNGERENVAFRVDLGYTKILDEFPVALTITAHDLQKLNISQDFNNNGQEINWSRKIADHFSLGAELFPQQAFNLRLGYNVKRGNELAVLDQRSFAGLSAGFGIKIFSFRFDYAHVRYHNASNMNMLGITLDMIEVAGNRR, from the coding sequence TTGAAAAAAAACCTTCTCTTTGCCGCCTTATTTTCAGCAGGTATTTTACCGGCGCAGGAAGGTACGAATGTGTACCCTTTTCTAAACGTTCCGGTTTCGGCCAGACAGGCAGCACTGGGTGGCGATGCGGTTTCAGTGCGCGATTTTGACGTGGGTTTCACGGCGGTAAATCCCGGTTTGATGAGCTTGGAACAGGATCAAATGCTTTCCGTAAATTATTCCTCTTACCTTGCCGGTTCGCAATACGGCACTTTAAGCTACGTGCGCGATATGGAATATGGTCATCTTGTGGGGCTTACCGCGCGTTACATTAATTATGGTGACATTCCCAGAACGGATGAAAGCGCGAATATCAACGGGAATTTTTCAGCGATGGATGCGCTCGTAGGTTTGTCCTACGCCTATCAGTTTGAAGAAGATTTTACCATCGGTGGAAGCGCGAATTTTGTGACTTCGAAAATCGACAATTATACTTCGATGGCGGTGGTTGCAAACGCCGGTGTAACTTATCACAACAAACAAAGCAATGAAACTTTAGCGCTGGTTTTCCGCAATTTCGGTTATCAGTTCAAAACCTATAATGGCGAGCGGGAAAATGTCGCGTTTCGGGTGGATTTAGGCTACACCAAAATTTTAGATGAATTTCCTGTGGCGCTGACGATTACCGCGCACGACCTTCAAAAACTGAATATTTCACAGGACTTCAACAATAACGGTCAGGAAATTAACTGGAGCCGGAAAATTGCAGATCATTTTTCGCTGGGCGCAGAACTTTTTCCGCAGCAGGCTTTTAATCTGAGATTGGGCTATAATGTAAAACGGGGGAATGAACTGGCGGTATTGGATCAAAGAAGTTTCGCCGGACTTTCTGCTGGCTTCGGCATCAAAATTTTCAGCTTTAGGTTTGATTATGCACATGTTCGCTACCACAATGCTTCCAATATGAATATGCTCGGCATTACGCTGGATATGATTGAAGTTGCCGGAAACCGCAGGTAG
- a CDS encoding DMT family transporter produces the protein MLAILITILGHISYGTTNVLWKNPRNELGTLPLIIIRSLCCFLIFLVSYFVLTGLQIIPTTQFTWIDLVQTAGICAVNYFGLFFFLQSMKHTQVSNTIGFGKIGLIIGVATGYFFYGEEISALKIFLCIVVLIGVSLIEMSGRTSKRSFLSKGLLYTVLAKIFWSTAYFYVPFIDKLGPVLFCAVLEFTVCTLSCILFLVNPTKIDLKNITPTTKREIGLLIFLGTLGTFCLNFALANMSIILFAIIGLIEPVLGLLISKFYHKESLSPYQKIGITLGILSAFVLSVTK, from the coding sequence GTGCTAGCAATTTTAATTACCATTCTGGGCCATATAAGTTATGGAACCACAAATGTGCTGTGGAAAAATCCGCGAAATGAACTAGGAACATTGCCGCTGATTATTATCCGTAGTTTGTGCTGTTTTCTGATTTTTTTAGTCAGTTATTTTGTGCTGACTGGGCTTCAGATTATCCCTACAACGCAGTTTACTTGGATTGATTTGGTGCAAACTGCCGGAATCTGCGCGGTAAATTATTTTGGGCTTTTCTTCTTTCTGCAATCCATGAAGCACACGCAGGTCTCCAACACCATTGGTTTTGGAAAAATCGGTTTAATCATAGGAGTTGCTACAGGATATTTTTTTTACGGAGAAGAAATTTCTGCGTTGAAAATATTTTTGTGTATCGTGGTTCTTATCGGTGTTTCACTTATTGAAATGTCCGGCAGAACGAGTAAAAGATCGTTTTTATCGAAAGGTCTGCTTTACACTGTTTTGGCAAAAATATTCTGGTCAACCGCTTATTTTTACGTGCCTTTTATCGATAAGCTTGGTCCGGTGCTTTTCTGCGCGGTTTTGGAGTTTACAGTATGTACGTTGAGCTGTATTTTATTTTTAGTGAATCCCACGAAAATTGACTTGAAAAATATAACACCAACGACGAAAAGAGAAATCGGACTTTTAATTTTTCTGGGCACTTTAGGCACCTTTTGTCTGAATTTTGCGCTCGCGAACATGAGTATCATCCTTTTCGCGATTATCGGATTGATAGAACCTGTACTGGGTTTGCTTATTTCGAAGTTTTATCATAAGGAAAGTTTAAGCCCATACCAAAAGATCGGAATTACGCTGGGAATCTTGTCGGCATTCGTTCTTTCGGTAACTAAATAA
- the pyrH gene encoding UMP kinase produces the protein MKYNRILLKLSGEALMGDRQYGIDNDRLKEYAAEIKKVTDLGCQVAIVIGGGNIFRGLAGAASGMDRVQGDYMGMLATVINGMALQGALEDVGIFTRLQSAIEMDKVAEPFIKRKAVRHLEKGRVVIFGAGTGNPYFTTDTAATLRAIEIDAEVILKGTRVDGIYDSDPEKNSDAVKFHSLTYDEVFEKDLKVMDMTAFTLSRENNLPIIVFDMNKEGNLLKVVQGENVGTLVNLERVV, from the coding sequence ATGAAATACAATCGAATTCTACTTAAACTCAGTGGTGAAGCCCTGATGGGAGACCGACAATACGGAATTGATAATGATCGCCTTAAAGAATATGCTGCTGAAATAAAAAAAGTAACCGATTTGGGTTGCCAGGTGGCAATTGTTATCGGCGGGGGTAATATTTTCCGTGGGTTAGCGGGCGCTGCTTCGGGTATGGACAGAGTACAGGGAGATTATATGGGCATGCTTGCCACCGTAATTAACGGTATGGCGTTGCAGGGCGCTTTGGAAGATGTCGGGATTTTTACACGACTTCAAAGTGCGATTGAAATGGATAAAGTGGCTGAACCCTTTATTAAAAGAAAAGCCGTGCGACATTTAGAAAAAGGGCGTGTAGTAATTTTCGGTGCAGGGACCGGAAACCCGTATTTCACCACCGACACCGCAGCTACTTTGCGCGCGATTGAAATTGATGCAGAAGTTATTTTAAAAGGAACCCGTGTTGATGGAATTTACGATTCTGACCCTGAAAAAAACTCCGATGCAGTAAAATTTCATTCCTTAACCTACGACGAAGTTTTTGAAAAAGACCTGAAAGTAATGGATATGACTGCTTTTACTTTGAGCCGCGAAAATAATTTGCCTATTATTGTATTTGATATGAATAAAGAGGGAAATTTATTGAAAGTCGTTCAGGGTGAAAATGTGGGAACTTTGGTAAATTTGGAGCGCGTAGTGTAA
- the rnk gene encoding nucleoside diphosphate kinase regulator — protein sequence MKQVIITKQDYNRINRSLTEAKARNSIKKEEAEKLTAELKSAKIVDQADIDKDVVTMNSIVKIHFQNNKTNMEFQLVYPADADLKQKKISIFSAVASALIGYKVGDEIDWLIPSGMTKIVIDEVIYQPEAAGDFDL from the coding sequence ATGAAGCAAGTGATCATTACCAAGCAAGATTATAACAGAATCAACCGCAGCCTGACCGAAGCGAAAGCCCGAAACAGCATTAAAAAAGAAGAAGCTGAAAAGCTAACGGCGGAGCTGAAATCAGCGAAAATCGTCGATCAGGCAGATATCGATAAAGATGTAGTGACTATGAATTCCATTGTGAAAATTCACTTTCAGAATAATAAAACCAATATGGAATTTCAGCTGGTTTATCCGGCGGATGCCGATTTAAAACAGAAGAAAATTTCGATTTTTTCTGCTGTAGCTTCAGCTTTGATCGGCTATAAAGTAGGGGACGAAATCGACTGGTTGATTCCGTCCGGAATGACCAAGATTGTCATCGATGAAGTAATTTACCAGCCGGAAGCTGCCGGAGATTTTGATCTGTAA
- a CDS encoding bifunctional riboflavin kinase/FAD synthetase translates to MKIYENFERSSSHSSLALSIGMFDGVHRGHQSIIKQLNTVAKAKNLESGILTFWPHPRLIFKPEDDLKLLNTLSEKSQLLEKFGVENLFLKEFDQDFRNLTGEEFVRQILVEKLQIKYLIVGYDHVFGKDRSGNFELLEKLAPELGFEVEKMEAVNIHNQHISSTKVRNALLKGDIEEANLMLGYHYPVSGKVVHGKKIGKTIGYPTANIEVQNLKLLPKKGAYITDVFLNGDQYKGMLSIGTNPTVGGTEKTVEVYILDFDEDIYGKEITVAFREFLHDEIKFESLEKLIEKLDDDKKRTEDFYTAESSI, encoded by the coding sequence GTGAAAATATACGAAAATTTCGAGCGTTCTTCCTCCCATTCTTCTTTAGCACTTTCTATTGGCATGTTTGATGGCGTGCACCGCGGTCATCAAAGCATTATAAAGCAGCTGAATACCGTTGCAAAAGCAAAAAACCTGGAGAGTGGAATTCTCACTTTCTGGCCGCATCCGCGACTGATTTTTAAGCCTGAAGATGATTTAAAATTATTAAACACACTTTCAGAAAAATCGCAGCTGCTCGAAAAATTCGGCGTTGAAAATCTTTTTTTGAAGGAATTTGATCAGGATTTCAGAAATCTTACCGGCGAAGAATTTGTTCGGCAGATCTTGGTGGAAAAACTTCAAATTAAATATTTGATCGTTGGCTACGACCACGTTTTTGGTAAAGACCGGAGCGGAAATTTTGAGCTGCTTGAAAAATTAGCGCCGGAGCTCGGTTTCGAAGTGGAAAAAATGGAAGCCGTAAATATTCATAACCAGCATATTTCATCTACAAAAGTTCGGAACGCGTTGCTTAAAGGTGATATAGAAGAAGCCAATTTGATGTTGGGTTACCACTATCCCGTCTCCGGAAAAGTAGTTCACGGCAAAAAGATCGGCAAAACCATCGGCTATCCAACCGCGAATATTGAAGTTCAAAACCTGAAATTATTGCCGAAGAAAGGCGCTTATATCACCGATGTTTTTCTAAACGGCGATCAATATAAAGGAATGCTGAGCATCGGCACCAATCCTACTGTTGGCGGAACTGAAAAAACGGTGGAAGTTTATATTCTGGATTTTGATGAAGATATTTATGGCAAAGAAATTACGGTTGCGTTCCGTGAATTTCTTCACGACGAAATAAAATTTGAAAGTCTGGAAAAACTCATCGAAAAACTCGACGACGATAAAAAACGAACCGAAGATTTCTACACTGCCGAATCGTCCATTTAG
- a CDS encoding FoF1 ATP synthase subunit delta/epsilon, producing MNIKILTPEFVVFEGEVKSVLLPGKSGDFHIMKDHAAIVASLNGGKVKVYTNDIPEQFANHFTRENGSETVFSFPIKSGVVEYSNNKGIILAE from the coding sequence ATGAATATTAAAATTTTAACTCCGGAGTTCGTAGTTTTTGAAGGTGAAGTAAAATCGGTTTTACTGCCGGGTAAAAGCGGTGATTTTCATATTATGAAAGATCACGCCGCGATTGTTGCTTCCTTGAACGGTGGTAAAGTTAAAGTATATACCAACGATATTCCGGAGCAGTTTGCAAATCATTTTACACGTGAAAACGGTAGCGAGACTGTGTTTTCGTTTCCCATAAAAAGTGGAGTGGTTGAATACAGCAACAATAAAGGAATTATTCTCGCCGAATAA
- the atpD gene encoding F0F1 ATP synthase subunit beta — MANQIKGKISQIIGPVIDVLFTDAAELPSIYDALEITKTDGTKVILEVEQHIGEDSVRCIAMDATDGLQRGQDVIAHGRQITMPTGDAVYGRLFNVVGDAIDGIQEVSKENGLPIHREAPKFDQLTTSAEVLFTGIKVIDLVEPYSKGGKIGLFGGAGVGKTVLIQELINNIAKGHGGLSVFAGVGERTREGNDLLREMLESGIIKYGDEFMHSMENGGWDLSKIDLEQMKDSKCTFVFGQMNEPPGARARVALSGLTIAEYFRDGDGQGQGRDVLFFVDNIFRFTQAGSEVSALLGRMPSAVGYQPTLASEMGAMQERITSTKNGSITSVQAIYVPADDLTDPAPATTFAHLDATTVLDRKIASLGIYPAVDPLASTSRILTPEILGDDHYDCAQRVKEILQKYKALQDIIAILGMEELSEEDKLSVYRARKVQRFLSQPFHVAEQFTGLKGVLVDIKDTIKGFNMIIDGELDHLPEAAFNLKGTIEEAIEAGEKMLAENA; from the coding sequence ATGGCAAACCAAATTAAAGGAAAAATTTCTCAAATTATTGGCCCCGTAATCGACGTATTATTTACTGATGCGGCAGAACTTCCCAGCATTTATGATGCTTTGGAAATTACAAAGACAGACGGTACTAAAGTAATTCTTGAGGTAGAACAACATATCGGTGAAGATTCTGTAAGATGTATCGCAATGGATGCGACAGACGGTTTACAGAGAGGTCAGGATGTAATTGCACACGGCCGACAAATCACAATGCCTACCGGCGATGCTGTATATGGCCGCTTGTTTAATGTTGTTGGTGATGCCATCGATGGTATTCAGGAAGTTTCTAAAGAAAACGGTTTACCAATTCACAGAGAAGCTCCGAAATTTGACCAGTTAACGACTTCTGCAGAAGTACTTTTCACCGGAATTAAAGTAATTGACCTTGTTGAGCCTTATTCTAAAGGTGGAAAAATCGGTTTGTTCGGTGGAGCAGGTGTTGGTAAAACAGTATTGATCCAGGAATTAATTAATAATATTGCGAAAGGTCACGGTGGACTTTCGGTTTTCGCCGGTGTAGGTGAAAGAACCCGTGAAGGAAACGACCTTTTGAGAGAGATGCTGGAATCGGGCATTATCAAATATGGTGATGAGTTCATGCACTCCATGGAAAACGGAGGTTGGGATTTATCCAAAATCGATTTGGAGCAAATGAAAGATTCTAAATGTACTTTCGTTTTCGGCCAGATGAACGAGCCACCTGGAGCAAGAGCACGTGTTGCTTTGTCCGGTCTTACAATCGCAGAATATTTCCGTGATGGTGATGGACAAGGTCAGGGTAGAGACGTCTTGTTCTTCGTTGATAACATCTTCCGTTTTACACAGGCAGGTTCCGAGGTGTCTGCACTTTTAGGACGTATGCCATCTGCGGTAGGTTACCAACCGACTTTGGCTTCAGAAATGGGGGCGATGCAAGAGCGAATTACGTCAACTAAAAACGGTTCCATTACTTCAGTTCAGGCGATTTACGTACCTGCGGATGATTTAACGGATCCGGCACCGGCAACGACTTTTGCTCACTTGGATGCGACTACTGTTTTGGATAGAAAAATTGCTTCCTTAGGTATTTATCCGGCGGTTGATCCATTAGCTTCAACTTCCAGAATTTTGACTCCGGAAATCTTGGGTGACGATCACTACGACTGTGCACAAAGAGTTAAAGAAATTCTTCAAAAATACAAAGCATTGCAGGATATCATCGCGATCCTTGGTATGGAAGAACTTTCTGAAGAAGATAAATTATCGGTCTACAGAGCGAGAAAAGTACAGCGTTTCTTATCTCAACCTTTCCACGTTGCAGAGCAATTTACTGGTTTGAAAGGAGTTTTGGTTGATATTAAAGATACCATCAAAGGATTTAACATGATCATCGACGGTGAGTTAGATCATTTACCTGAAGCTGCTTTTAACCTTAAAGGTACCATCGAAGAAGCAATCGAAGCAGGTGAAAAAATGTTAGCGGAAAACGCGTAA
- a CDS encoding NAD(P)H-binding protein, which translates to MKALVIGATGATGKDLVQLLLNDESCSEVHLFVRKDVDLNSDKVKIHIVNFDEPESWKNLIIGDVAFSCLGTTLKAAGSKENQYKTDVDYQYNFAKNAKENGVEDFILVSSYGANAKSNIFYSRMKGELEQKIKDLHFEKLTIFQPGMLDRKNSERPAEILGAKTVNFFNSLGLLKSQKPLPTKTLAQAMINASKIKSNGYSKIKLGAIFSFAEK; encoded by the coding sequence ATGAAAGCATTGGTCATCGGCGCAACCGGCGCAACTGGGAAAGATTTAGTTCAACTTTTACTTAATGACGAGAGTTGTTCTGAAGTTCATCTTTTTGTTCGGAAAGATGTTGATTTAAATTCCGATAAGGTGAAAATCCATATTGTAAATTTCGATGAGCCTGAAAGCTGGAAAAATTTAATTATTGGTGATGTGGCTTTTTCCTGTCTGGGCACGACTTTAAAAGCGGCCGGAAGCAAAGAAAATCAGTATAAAACTGATGTGGATTACCAATACAATTTTGCAAAAAACGCCAAAGAAAACGGCGTTGAAGATTTTATTCTGGTTTCTTCCTACGGAGCAAATGCAAAATCGAACATTTTTTATTCGCGCATGAAGGGTGAACTGGAGCAGAAAATTAAAGATTTGCATTTTGAGAAACTCACCATTTTCCAACCCGGCATGCTGGACCGGAAAAATTCTGAAAGGCCGGCGGAAATTTTGGGCGCTAAAACGGTAAACTTTTTCAATTCTCTTGGTTTGCTGAAAAGCCAAAAACCATTGCCTACAAAAACCTTGGCGCAGGCGATGATCAATGCTTCAAAAATTAAATCGAACGGCTATTCCAAAATCAAGCTGGGCGCCATTTTTAGTTTCGCAGAAAAATAG
- a CDS encoding B12-binding domain-containing radical SAM protein yields MKDLLLITPPFTQLNTPYPATAYLKGFLNTKNISSQQVDLGIEVILEIFSQNGLEKIFAKEIDLNKISDNSRRIFSLREEYIKTIDQVVLFLQNHNPTLARQICTMNFLPEGSRFNQLDDMEFAFGNMGLQDKAKHLATLYLEDISDYIVENIDADFGFSRYAERIGQSANSFDEPYLKLNSPQTFTDDFSLKLLAQKVQNFQPKLVCFSVPFPGNLYSAFKCAQWIKANFPELKIVMGGGFPNTELRELKDPRVFEFFDFITLDDGELPLELVFQNVISGTSISEGEFKRTFVLENGAVTYKNNTLKNDYRQAFVGTPDYNDLFLNKYISVIEIANPMHSLWSDGRWNKLTMAHGCYWGKCTFCDISLDYVKLYEPVAAKILVDRMEELIAQTGENGFHFVDEAAPPALMREVALEILRRNLVVTWWTNIRFEKSFSKDLCFLLRMSGLVAVSGGLEVAGDRLLKLIDKGVSVDQVAKVTRNFTEAGVMVHSYLMYGFPTQTEQETIDSLEMVRQLFEMGIVQSGFWHQFSLTAHSPIGQNPEKYGVIPVKKEIHFAHNDVDFIDESGIDHNKFSFGLKKSLFNYMHGINFDLPLKEWFDFKTPKTTIHPDYIHDSLLEEENYAFKGNAKLVFLVKNVLAEDFEKTKKGNTTTFTRLTFHLKTNIVKIDLEKNQAQWLLKIFEENSTENPKKMTLQQLKNNFEEYFENFELFWFSKPLEQLKENGVILSL; encoded by the coding sequence TTGAAAGATCTGCTCCTCATCACTCCCCCATTTACCCAACTGAACACGCCATATCCGGCGACCGCTTATCTCAAAGGGTTTTTGAATACCAAAAATATTTCAAGCCAGCAGGTGGATTTGGGAATCGAAGTGATTTTGGAAATTTTTTCCCAAAATGGGCTGGAAAAAATCTTTGCGAAAGAAATTGATTTAAATAAAATTTCGGACAATTCGCGGCGAATTTTTTCACTTCGTGAAGAATACATTAAAACCATTGATCAGGTTGTGCTTTTTCTTCAAAACCATAATCCGACGCTGGCGCGGCAGATTTGCACCATGAACTTTTTGCCGGAAGGTTCGCGTTTTAACCAGCTTGATGATATGGAATTTGCCTTCGGAAACATGGGTTTGCAGGATAAAGCAAAACATCTGGCGACTTTGTATCTGGAAGATATTTCCGATTATATTGTGGAAAATATCGATGCGGATTTCGGTTTCAGCAGATATGCGGAACGTATCGGGCAAAGCGCAAATTCTTTCGACGAACCTTATTTAAAATTAAATTCGCCACAAACTTTTACCGACGATTTTAGTTTAAAATTATTGGCGCAAAAAGTGCAGAATTTCCAGCCTAAACTGGTCTGTTTTTCCGTTCCTTTTCCCGGCAATTTATATTCCGCTTTCAAGTGCGCGCAATGGATTAAAGCAAATTTCCCGGAACTGAAAATCGTGATGGGCGGCGGTTTTCCGAATACTGAACTGCGGGAACTGAAAGATCCACGCGTTTTTGAATTCTTCGATTTCATCACTTTGGACGACGGCGAACTGCCGCTGGAACTGGTTTTTCAAAATGTAATTTCCGGGACAAGTATTTCTGAAGGCGAATTTAAAAGAACTTTTGTCTTGGAAAACGGAGCGGTCACTTACAAAAACAATACTTTAAAAAACGATTATCGTCAGGCTTTTGTCGGCACGCCAGATTACAACGATTTATTTTTAAACAAATATATTTCCGTCATTGAAATTGCAAATCCGATGCACAGCCTTTGGAGCGACGGCCGCTGGAACAAACTCACCATGGCGCACGGCTGCTATTGGGGCAAATGTACTTTTTGCGACATTTCGCTGGATTATGTGAAACTTTACGAACCGGTTGCCGCGAAAATTCTCGTCGACCGCATGGAAGAATTGATTGCACAAACCGGCGAAAATGGTTTCCACTTCGTGGATGAAGCTGCACCACCGGCCTTGATGCGGGAAGTAGCGCTGGAAATTTTGCGCAGGAATTTAGTCGTCACCTGGTGGACAAACATCCGTTTTGAAAAAAGCTTTAGTAAAGATCTGTGCTTTTTACTCAGAATGTCAGGTTTAGTTGCCGTTTCCGGCGGTTTGGAAGTTGCCGGTGACCGTTTGCTGAAACTGATTGACAAAGGTGTTTCGGTAGATCAGGTGGCGAAAGTTACCAGAAATTTTACGGAAGCCGGCGTGATGGTTCACTCCTATTTGATGTACGGTTTTCCGACGCAGACGGAGCAGGAAACTATCGATTCTCTGGAAATGGTGAGACAACTTTTTGAAATGGGAATTGTGCAAAGCGGTTTCTGGCACCAGTTTTCGCTGACTGCGCATTCACCGATCGGGCAAAATCCCGAAAAATATGGTGTTATACCCGTAAAAAAAGAAATTCACTTTGCGCACAACGATGTTGATTTTATCGACGAATCCGGAATTGATCACAATAAATTCAGTTTTGGTTTAAAGAAATCGCTTTTCAATTATATGCACGGAATTAATTTCGATTTACCGCTCAAAGAATGGTTCGATTTTAAAACGCCGAAAACCACAATTCATCCGGATTATATTCACGATTCTCTGTTGGAGGAGGAAAATTATGCTTTTAAAGGAAATGCCAAACTCGTTTTTCTGGTGAAAAATGTGCTCGCTGAAGACTTTGAAAAGACAAAAAAAGGAAATACCACCACCTTTACCAGACTTACGTTCCACCTGAAAACAAATATTGTAAAGATAGATTTGGAGAAAAATCAGGCGCAGTGGCTGCTGAAAATCTTCGAAGAAAACTCCACAGAAAATCCGAAAAAAATGACCTTACAGCAGCTAAAAAATAATTTCGAAGAATACTTTGAGAATTTCGAATTGTTCTGGTTTTCAAAACCGCTTGAGCAGTTAAAAGAAAACGGAGTGATTTTAAGCCTTTAA
- a CDS encoding MmcQ/YjbR family DNA-binding protein — protein MQGKFPFKYSNFGKIKIEMEVTEILAHCQKKKGVEETFPFNPEALVLKVGGKMFMLIALESQPLTISLKTNPEWSAELREKHPQITGAYHMNKTHWNSVVCEGLKKELILEMIDHSYDLVFSSLTKNQKNAVNNS, from the coding sequence ATGCAGGGAAAATTCCCCTTTAAATATAGTAATTTTGGTAAAATAAAAATCGAGATGGAAGTCACTGAAATTTTAGCTCATTGCCAGAAGAAAAAGGGCGTGGAAGAAACTTTTCCTTTTAATCCGGAAGCGTTGGTTTTAAAAGTTGGCGGTAAAATGTTTATGCTGATCGCTTTGGAAAGTCAACCTTTGACAATTTCGCTAAAAACCAATCCGGAATGGAGTGCGGAACTGCGCGAAAAACATCCGCAAATTACCGGCGCTTATCACATGAACAAAACGCATTGGAATTCTGTGGTCTGCGAAGGTTTGAAAAAAGAACTAATTTTAGAAATGATCGATCATTCTTACGATCTGGTATTTTCGTCGCTGACGAAAAACCAAAAAAATGCAGTAAATAACAGCTGA
- the frr gene encoding ribosome recycling factor produces the protein MEDLELIAGMTKQEMDAALKHLDHAFQKIRAGRASTTMVQDVMVEYYGAPTPLNQVANVMVPDAMTISIQPWDKTALGPIQKAIVNSNLGFAPSNNGENIILNVPPLTEERRRELAKQAKAETEATKVTVRNARQEGMKDLRKLEGVSEDLIKNEEAKIQELTDKYVKMCDDALKVKEAEIMKI, from the coding sequence ATGGAAGATTTAGAACTCATTGCCGGCATGACCAAACAGGAAATGGATGCGGCACTTAAACATTTGGACCATGCTTTTCAGAAAATCCGCGCCGGACGTGCTTCTACGACCATGGTACAGGACGTGATGGTGGAATATTATGGTGCACCAACGCCGCTAAACCAGGTAGCGAATGTGATGGTTCCCGACGCGATGACCATTTCTATCCAGCCGTGGGACAAAACAGCTTTGGGACCCATTCAAAAAGCAATTGTAAATTCCAACCTTGGGTTTGCACCGTCCAACAATGGTGAAAATATTATTTTAAATGTTCCGCCTTTGACGGAAGAACGCCGACGTGAGCTGGCAAAACAGGCAAAAGCCGAAACCGAAGCCACCAAAGTTACCGTGAGAAACGCGCGCCAGGAAGGCATGAAAGATTTGAGAAAACTGGAAGGTGTTTCTGAAGATTTAATTAAAAATGAAGAAGCAAAAATTCAGGAGCTTACCGATAAATACGTGAAAATGTGCGATGATGCCTTGAAGGTAAAAGAAGCAGAAATCATGAAGATTTAA